The Roseibium sp. Sym1 nucleotide sequence CATCCTGACGCTCGTGTCCGACGACAATCGCTCCATCCTGCAGCGGACGCTGTTCCTGAGGTTCCGGCTGGAGGAGTAGGCTGGGGAATCCAATCAAACTTTTTTTAAGTAGATCGGGGTCCAGAGTCCGTAATCTCTGCGGAATACCGATTAGGCCATTTTTTAAGTAACTCAGCTTCTGTACGAAGAATATTCGAATTTGGGTGGTGGGCCACTCGATCCCTCATCAATAGAATAAGCGCAATCTTTAAATTCACTACAAACTTGTCTTTTTCTGAATTTATTTCTTCGATTGGATGATCTGTGTCTGGACCCCAAAGGTGATGTGGATAGAATTCTCGGTCATCTTGCAGTGTGAGGCGTCGAATTGATTGCTTTAAGTCCTTATTTGGTGAATTAAAGGACGCACTGAGATTATGTGCGAAAAAGTTTCGTACCCCGGCAAGACCTTTGAGAGCTTGCCTTGAGTTGTCATCAATTGCACCGAGAGCGAAAAGAAGATCGATTTGTGGCGTGGTATCACCAAGCGGCCTACCGTGCTTGAGCAAGTGTCTGGCTGGCTTTTCGTCAATAAATCGATGTAGCAACGTTTTTTCAACGGCGTGTTCTAGTAGTGACCCTCCAACAACGGTGACGATCAGATCTGAACCCGTTGGTTTCGCTGCTTCATCCATCAACTCAGAAATTGCTTGCACGGAATTGGCAGCGTCAGGTGCAAAAATTGCCCATGTCATTGTAAGTTTCTCCAAATATCTCCTTTGCTGAGGGGGCAAGCTTAATCAAAAAAAGGCACCGTAAGGCGCCTTGATTAGTTAATTTGTTCTTGGAGTTCGTTCCGCTTCAGGCCGCCCGGCTGTCCGGGTTGGCCCGGAACACGCCCAGCACGATCCGGTAGGGGGCGAGCAGGGCGACAGCGACCAGTATCTTCACCAGGAAGTCGCCGGCGGCCAGAGAGACCCACAGCAGTGCCTGGGTGTCTTCTGCAATGCCGAGGAAGGGCACCGGGAAGGCCAGGGAGCCGTCTTCCATGCCGAACAGGCCGTCGATGAAGGCGAAGCCGGCGGAAAAGGCGATGCCGAAAAAGAGTACGGTGTCGATCACCGAGCCGATCAGCGACGAAGTGATCGGCGCCTTCCACCAGGTCTGCCGGCGCAGGCGGTTGAAAATGGTCACGTCGAGCAGCTGGGCGACCAGGAAGGCGGTGCCCGAGGCGATCAGGATGCGCGGCGTGGTGAAGGCCTCGTTGAAGGCCCAGAACACCATCGGAACGACAATGGCCAGCACGAAGCCGGTCACGACCACCTTGCGGGCGGCCGACGCGCCGAAACGCCGGTTGGTGAGGTCGGTGACCAGGAAGGCGATCGGGTAGGTGAAGGCGCCCCAGGTCAGCGTGTCGGCCAGGTTGATGCCGCCGACAACGTGCTGGACCGGAAACTGGACCAGGAAATTGGAGGCCGCAACGACAATCGCCATCGCGAGGATCGCGATGGCGAAATGGGCCGCGGAGAAACTCCGGGAATCCGTCATGTCATGTCCCGTAAGGGTTAAGCGGCGGCGGCTTCGGCCTGCTTGCGCTTGATGCTGACCTTGATCTTGCGGGCAGCGTCGGACAGCTGGTCGTCGCTGGCCTTCATCAGGTAGGCGTCCAGGCCGCCACGGTGCTCGACGGAGCGCAGTGCGTGGGCGCTGACCTTCAGCTTGAAGGTTTCGCCAAGCGTGTCGCTGATCAGCGACACGTTGCACAGGTTCGGAAGGAACCGGCGGCGGGACCTGTTGTTTGCGTGCGAGACGTTGTTGCCCGTCATCACATCTTTACCGGAGAGTTCGCAACGGCGTGCCATGATATCACCTTTTGTTTTCGCGGCTGGGCCGTTACATGGAACCCAGCAAGTCCAAACCGGAACCGGCGCGGACCTTAGGTCCGGCGACATCGTCTCCGGCATTTCTCGGAAAAAGTTGCCCCGCTATAATGGCAGCGCGTTCCAACGTCAAGACATCTCCGGCTCTTTGCTGCGATTCTGTGTTTTAATTCGCAGAACCGGCAGTCGTTAACCAGTGGGTTACCATAATTAAGAATGATTGTGGTCGTTCAGCGGAAGGGATTCATGCTAAGCTTTCCGCCACGGAACACTGTGAGCGCGGGGGCGCAATTCGCTGCCTAACGGCAGGGCGGAGGTTTGAAAGTGTTTGGTTTGACATCTCTCGGGCGCCTGATCGCCCTGCCAATGCTTGCAACGGCGTTGCTCGTGATGCCCGCGGAAGCGAAGAAAAGCAGCGTTGGCGGCCTGTACAACATTTCCATTGCGGGCTTCAAGATCGGCCGCGGAACCTTGTCCCTCGTGATGCAGGGCAATGCCTATTCGGCGAAGGTCAGCCTGGAGCCGGCCGGCATCGGTACGTTGTTTTCCACCGGCAAGGGTGGCGCGGAAGCGTCCGGCTGGCTGGTCGGGTCACGGGTGGTGCCCTCGAAATACCGGATGGCGTCCCATGCCTCCAACCTCGATTTCTACGTGAAACTGAGCCAGGGCTCGGGCAGCATCCGCTCGATGGAAGTCGCACCCCAGTTCAAGCCCAACAAAGAGCGCATCAAGGTGACCAACCGTCACACGCGCAATGCCATTGATCCGCTGAGCGCCGCCCTGATGCCGGTCGGCCGCGCCAAGGACAGCCTCGGCCCGAAGGCATGCTCGCGCAAGCTGCCGGTGTTTGACGGCTGGACCCGGTTCGACATCAAGCTGAGCTACCAGGGCACCAAGGAAGTGTCCGGTCATGGCTATGACGGGCCGGTGGTCGTGTGCAAGGCGCGCTGGGTTCCGGTTGCCGGGCACCGTCCCTCCAAGGAGTCGGTCAAGTACATGGCCCGGGCCAACATGGAAGTCTGGATCGCCCCGATGGGCCGGGAAAACGTTCTGGTTCCCTACAAGATCTCGATCGACACCAAGAACGGCCGCTTGGTGGTGGAAGCCTCCAAGCTCAATATCCGGGGTGCGGGCAGCGACAGCGCGTCGGCCGACTGAGCCAAGGGCCTCGCGGTTATCTTCCGGAGCGGCCGCACCGGAAAAGCGCCATTTCCGTTGCGGTGGCGCACACGCCGAGGCTTGCGCCCACTTGCGTCTCTTGTTACAGCCCTCCACGTTATGCATCCAGGCACCCTTCGTGCCTCTATGACAGAATTCCCGGAGCGGCCGCCGATCAGTGGCGGTGCCGGCTTGTTTCAGGTAACCGAGTAAATGCACAGCTATTTGGACTTCGAAAAGCCCGTTGCGGATATTGAAGGCAAGATCCAGGAACTGCGGGCCCTTGCCACAGAAGATGGCGAGGCGGTCAATGTCGATGGCGAGATCGAACGGCTGAAAGCGAAATCCTCGCAGACTTTGCAGGACCTTTATACCAAGCTGACTCCCTGGCAGAAGACGCTGGTCGCCCGGCACCCGGACCGGCCGCACGCAGTCGCCTACATCGCCGGTCTGATCGAGGACTTCACGCCGCTGGCCGGTGACCGCAAGTTCGCCGAGGATGCCGCGCTGATCGCCGGCATCGGCCGTTTCCGCGGGCAGTCGGTGGCCGTGCTCGCCCAGGAAAAGGGCCATGACACCGAAACCCGCCTGAAACACAATTTCGGCATGGTCCGGCCCGAAGGCTACCGCAAGGCCGTGCGCATCATGGAAATGGCGGAGCGGTTCGGCCTGCCGCTGATCAGCTTTGTCGACACGTCCGGGGCCTATCCGGGGCGGGGCGCCGAGGAGCGTGGCCAGTCGGAGGCAATTGCGCGTTCGACGGATGTCGGCCTGGGGCTCGGCACGCCGTCCGTCTCCGTGGTGATCGGCGAAGGCGGATCGGGCGGGGCAATCGCGATCGCCACCGCCAACAAGGTGCTGATGATGGAGCACGCCATCTATTCGGTGATTTCGCCGGAGGGGGCCGCATCGATCCTGTGGCGCGACAGCGCCAAGGCACAGGACGCGGCGACGGCGCTGAAGATCACCGCCCAGGACCTGAAACAGCTCGGCGTGATCGACGGCATTGTCGAGGAGCCCGTCGGTGGTGCGCACCGGGCGCGCGAAATCGTCATCGACAATGCCGGCCGGGAGATCGAGAAGGCCCTGAGCGGTCTGGCCGGACTGTCGCCGGAGGAAATCCGCAAGCAGCGCCGCGACAAGTTCATCGCAATCGGGCGCACGCTCAGCTGACACCGGTCAAATTCGCAGAAAATCCGGTAATATCCGGCGGGCCGCCGTTCGAGCGGCCCTTTTGCCATTCTGTGGCCAGAATTTGCCGTCATTCAGGCAACTATGGGACGGGTGCGGAGACCGGTCCGAAGGTTTTTTGTTCCTATCACCAGAATGTGGGTCGCAGGGGCAATCCGGGTTCAGTAACTTATCGTCAACCATCACCCCCTAGCCTTTGCGCGCGGGGGCGTAGACTATAGGGAAACACGGCGCAAGCTGCCGGCACGTCCGCTGTGCTGCTCCGGGTTTCGTTCAGTTTGGGATTGTACCATGGTCTTTGGGCGCCTTTTTACCACGCCATCCGGTCATCGGCCGGATCTGCCGAACCGGCGCAGCCGCCAGGCCGTCAAGATCGGCGCGGCTCTTCTTCTGGCCGGGGTTGTGGCTGCCTGCCAGGGCGATGAATTCAGTGCGGGTCCCAACAAGGCCAAACTTCCGGTCAGCGCGTCCCTGAAGCGCAAGATGACCGATCTCGACATGAGCCTGACCTCGCCGATCATGGTCCGGATCTTCAAGGAGGAATCGGAGCTGGAGGTCTGGAAGCAGACCCGTGACGGCAAGTACAAGCTTCTGGACGAATTCGAGATCTGCAAATGGTCCGGCAAGCTCGGTCCGAAATTCAAGGAAGGCGACCGTCAGGCCCCGGAAGGGTTCTACGAGATCACGCCGGCCCTGATGAACCCGAATTCAAGCTATCATCTTGCTTTCAACCTCGGCTATCCGAACACCTATGACCGTGCTCACGGACGGACAGGCTCCCATCTCATGGTGCACGGGGCCTGTTCCTCGCGCGGCTGCTACGCGATGACGGACGAACAGGTCCAGGACATCTACTCGCTGGCCCGCGACAGCTTCAAGGGCGGTCAGCGCTCCTTCCAGGTCCAGGCGTTTCCGTTCCGCATGACACCGGAAAACATGGCGCGGCACCGCAACAGCCCGCATATGGAATACTGGCAGATGCTGAAGACGGGCTACGACCACTTCGAGGTCGCCAAGGTCCCGCCGCAGATTTCGGTCTGCGAGAAAAAATATGTCTTCGATGCGGTTCCGCTGGTCGAGGGCGTGCCTTTCCGTGCCAGCGGCAAGTGTCCGGAATACCAGGTCAGTCCGCGGATCGCGTCCGTGGTCGCCGCAAAGCGGAAGCGGGACAACGAGAAGTACCAGCAGCTTGCGGCACGTTTAGACGCCCGTGAAGAGCGCCAGAAGCGCTGGGAGGAACGGTCCAACA carries:
- a CDS encoding queuosine precursor transporter; the encoded protein is MTDSRSFSAAHFAIAILAMAIVVAASNFLVQFPVQHVVGGINLADTLTWGAFTYPIAFLVTDLTNRRFGASAARKVVVTGFVLAIVVPMVFWAFNEAFTTPRILIASGTAFLVAQLLDVTIFNRLRRQTWWKAPITSSLIGSVIDTVLFFGIAFSAGFAFIDGLFGMEDGSLAFPVPFLGIAEDTQALLWVSLAAGDFLVKILVAVALLAPYRIVLGVFRANPDSRAA
- the rpmB gene encoding 50S ribosomal protein L28; this encodes MARRCELSGKDVMTGNNVSHANNRSRRRFLPNLCNVSLISDTLGETFKLKVSAHALRSVEHRGGLDAYLMKASDDQLSDAARKIKVSIKRKQAEAAAA
- a CDS encoding DUF3108 domain-containing protein, with translation MFGLTSLGRLIALPMLATALLVMPAEAKKSSVGGLYNISIAGFKIGRGTLSLVMQGNAYSAKVSLEPAGIGTLFSTGKGGAEASGWLVGSRVVPSKYRMASHASNLDFYVKLSQGSGSIRSMEVAPQFKPNKERIKVTNRHTRNAIDPLSAALMPVGRAKDSLGPKACSRKLPVFDGWTRFDIKLSYQGTKEVSGHGYDGPVVVCKARWVPVAGHRPSKESVKYMARANMEVWIAPMGRENVLVPYKISIDTKNGRLVVEASKLNIRGAGSDSASAD
- a CDS encoding acetyl-CoA carboxylase carboxyltransferase subunit alpha, whose translation is MHSYLDFEKPVADIEGKIQELRALATEDGEAVNVDGEIERLKAKSSQTLQDLYTKLTPWQKTLVARHPDRPHAVAYIAGLIEDFTPLAGDRKFAEDAALIAGIGRFRGQSVAVLAQEKGHDTETRLKHNFGMVRPEGYRKAVRIMEMAERFGLPLISFVDTSGAYPGRGAEERGQSEAIARSTDVGLGLGTPSVSVVIGEGGSGGAIAIATANKVLMMEHAIYSVISPEGAASILWRDSAKAQDAATALKITAQDLKQLGVIDGIVEEPVGGAHRAREIVIDNAGREIEKALSGLAGLSPEEIRKQRRDKFIAIGRTLS
- a CDS encoding L,D-transpeptidase family protein translates to MVFGRLFTTPSGHRPDLPNRRSRQAVKIGAALLLAGVVAACQGDEFSAGPNKAKLPVSASLKRKMTDLDMSLTSPIMVRIFKEESELEVWKQTRDGKYKLLDEFEICKWSGKLGPKFKEGDRQAPEGFYEITPALMNPNSSYHLAFNLGYPNTYDRAHGRTGSHLMVHGACSSRGCYAMTDEQVQDIYSLARDSFKGGQRSFQVQAFPFRMTPENMARHRNSPHMEYWQMLKTGYDHFEVAKVPPQISVCEKKYVFDAVPLVEGVPFRASGKCPEYQVSPRIASVVAAKRKRDNEKYQQLAARLDAREERQKRWEERSNKLAEVLGGGEDGEVTETAATDAAPATPAEQPQQTAEAAPEATKRPGAAVENAYAAQDQSGGGSAVGSFFKRWVPFGPKASDEGAGIGPITTEIVPAAKPE